From one Anopheles bellator chromosome 1, idAnoBellAS_SP24_06.2, whole genome shotgun sequence genomic stretch:
- the LOC131216607 gene encoding hormone receptor 4, translated as MAAVVYGNSPRHSSRHHQGHLLSQHSPYHSQSSVQTVSQHHSLPPPPVHHHSSPPSQIITPPTSYLSSATTAISSQQQQQQQQQQQQQQQQQQQASPVSLYYHHAQSASLPPQHSQTLSSYHQLRSSKRKSAVELLAESKPFYVKSETVLDRQQQLMNKRAGGGTAGTVSGAGGGGGSGDGGGSATLSGSSDMVSPSRTLPSSTVSQSLQQHVQQQQQQQRPASRRSASSGSDLLQTKLRKLLNASDSKETIMSPTDVGIINSKYGQPLETSYIGTGMVGGGGLDDIGYIQPPKNYQQQLTVHPEQPSDVSVFFPSAFLSPQSLPPHPGGDDELYLYGGLHDSLVLTDDYRAISPPAEYAEHGGGGHTGHGGSPENKHSGGGGGHGRYNYQRSYSHSQAVVTSSGHHPTDESDYSPTQSYNINSHKSLPDLHSQSSRHSPHSEALSCCSRGNRSNRSGSSFNRDSGGSSGHYTHHSEPCCKQQLAQQQQQQQHQQQQQQHQQQQQMMMMQQHQQHLLQHQQHYHPQQQQQHHTQPGTGSQQPNDPCMMMLGDYRRDSGSSTQHSGNSYYAYGIPPLRYDCIECRAKIREEADCLLNFPTPEVPEAFQDGYSEKQQQQLQQQKHHQKYSYDDRSGNGGGGGSAGNRKYYKSPGPPMSPLSPVAPLSPPDQQQLDLSPPLGTFKRQKCLRFKNRSGRQSAVSNPSASGDRRCGPGGGGGSSASAGGGQVEDDRRPILRSKSDISDRYWNRSQPPERSERDGSGGTLVGDGRDHRERRERERARECDRDRDREQHSKQLEKQRSRSDSLTQLERFFDRLGLDEETYDRYIAPGVLKGQGQQQQQHHRRSSGSYHHSTSASSDIHRLSDDCTGGGPGADSDESSAVFFSDVSTIDSTKLPDSTEQTVVGQGVTGAGGPAAAGAPPGQPIDVGGVLVGAPGNGAAAPGAGGPGGALYRTSEPPSIIERNARIIKWLCNCKKMQLA; from the exons ATGGCGGCCGTAGTATATGGGAACAGTCCTCGGCACAGCAGCCGGCATCATCAG GGTCACCTCCTGTCGCAGCACTCGCCGTACCATTCACAGTCCTCGGTGCAGACAGTGTCGCAGCATCActcactgccaccgccgccggtccaCCATCATTCGTCTCCACCGTCGCAAATCATCACTCCGCCGACCTCGTACCTCTCGTCGGCCACGACAGCCATTTcatcgcaacagcagcagcagcaacaacaacagcaacaacagcaacagcaacagcagcaacaagcaTCGCCCGTCTCCCTGTACTACCATCACGCACAGTCCGCGTCACTTCCGCCGCAGCACTCGCAAACGCTCAGCAGCTACCATCAGCTGCGCAGCTCGAAGCGGAAGTCGGCCGTCGAGTTGCTGGCCGAAAGTAAACCATTCTACGTGAAATCGGAAACGGTTCTcgatcgtcagcagcagctaaTGAACAAGCGCGCCGGCGGTGGTACCGCTGGAACGGTTagtggcgccggtggcggcggtggcagtggggATGGTGGAGGATCTGCTACGTTGAGCGGATCGT CAGATATGGTATCACCCTCAAGGACACTGCCATCGTCCACGGTCAGTCAATCGCTGCAGCAACatgtacagcagcagcagcagcaacagcgaccCGCGAGCCGCCGCAGCGCCTCATCCGGGTCCGATCTGTTGCAAACCAAGCTCCGCAAGTTGCTCAACGCCTCCGACAGCAAAGAGACAATAATGTCGCCCACGGACGTGGGAATAATCAATTCTAAATACGGCCAACCGCTCGAAACGAGCTACATCGGAACGGGGATGGTCGGCGGCGGGGGCCTCGATGACATCGGGTACATCCAGCCGCCGAAgaactaccagcagcagctgaccgTTCACCCAGAGCAGCCGAGCGACGTATCTGTGTTCTTCCCGAGTGCGTTTCTGTCGCCCCAGTCACTCCCGCCACACCCCGGCGGAGATGACGAACTCTATCTGTACGGCGGATTGCACGATAGCCTGGTGCTGACCGACGATTACCGTGCCATCAGCCCACCGGCCGAGTACGCCgagcacggtggcggtggccacacgggccacggaGGTTCGCCCGAGAACAAAcactccggtggcggcggaggccaCGG CCGCTACAATTATCAACGGTCGTACTCGCACTCGCAAGCGGTGGTCACCTCGTCCGGCCACCATCCGACCGACGAGTCCGACTACTCGCCGACGCAATCGTACAATATCAACAGCCACAAATCGCTGCCGGATCTGCATTCGCAGAGCAGTCGCCACTCGCCGCACTCCGAAGCCCTCAGTTGCTGCAGCCGCGGCAATCGCTCGAACCGCTCCGGCAGCTCGTTCAACCGTGATTCCGGGGGTTCCTCTGGCCATTACACTCACCACAGTGAACCGTGCTGCAAGCAGCAGctggcgcagcagcagcaacagcaacaacaccagcagcaacagcagcaacaccaacagcaacagcagatgatgatgatgcagcagcaccagcaacatctgctgcaacatcagcagcactATCacccgcagcaacagcaacagcaccacacgCAACCGGGCACTGGCTCGCAACAGCCAAACGACCCGTGCATGATGATGCTGGGCGACTATCGGCGGGACAGTGGCTCCTCGACGCAGCACAGTGGCAACTCGTACTACGCGTACGGCATTCCTCCGCTGCGGTACGACTGCATCGAGTGCCGTGCCAAGATTCGCGAGGAAGCGGACTGTTTGCTCAACTTCCCCACGCCCGAGGTGCCGGAAGCGTTCCAGGATGGCTACAGcgagaaacagcagcagcagcttcagcagcaaaAGCACCATCAAAAGTACTCGTACGACGACCGCTCCggcaacggcggtggtggcggtagcgCCGGTAACAGAAAGTACTACAAAAGTCCCGGTCCGCCGATGTCGCCCCTGTCGCCAGTGGCCCCACTTTCACCgcccgaccagcagcagctcgatctGAGTCCTCCGCTGGGAACGTTTAAGCGGCAAAAGTGTTTGCGCTTCAAGAACCGCAGTGGGCGGCAGTCGGCCGTTAGCAACCCATCCGCTTCCGGCGATCGCCGATGTGGGCCagggggtggcggtggttccaGTGCCAGCGCGGGCGGGGGCCAAGTGGAAGACGACCGTCGGCCGATTCTGCGCTCGAAGAGTGACATTAGCGATCGCTACTGGAACCGCAGTCAGCCACCGGAACGCTCGGAACGCGACGGAAGCGGTGGCACCTTGGTCGGAGACGGCCGTGATCACCGCGAAAGACGCGAGCGTGAGCGTGCCCGTGAGTGCgaccgtgatcgtgatcgggaGCAGCACAGCAAGCAGTTGGAGAAGCAACGCTCGCGCTCCGACAGCCTGACCCAGCTCGAGCGTTTCTTCGATCGGTTGGGTCTGGACGAGGAAACGTACGATCGCTACATTGCGCCGGGTGTCCTCAAGGGCcaagggcagcagcagcagcagcatcaccgccGTTCGTCGGGTAGCTACCATCATAGCACTTCCGCTTCGTCCGATATCCACCGCCTGTCGGATGACTGTACCGGCGGCGGTCCGGGAGCCGATTCGGACGAATCGAGTGCGGTCTTCTTTTCGGACGTGTCGACGATCGATTCGACCAAACTGCCCGACAGCACCGAGCAGACGGTGGTGGGTCAAGGCGTGACCGGAGCAGGCggaccggcggccgccggtgctcCTCCCGGACAGCCTATCGACGTCGGCGGAGTGCTGGTCGGAGCACCCGGAAACGGAGCAGCGGCACCGGGTGCGGGGGGACCCGGTGGTGCCCTGTACCGCACCAGCGAACCGCCGTCGATCATCGAGCGCAATGCCCGCATCATCAAGTGGCTGTGCAACTGCAAGAAAATGCAGCTCGCCTAG
- the LOC131215986 gene encoding CCAAT/enhancer-binding protein zeta has protein sequence MVTDGSKVKKKDARKRYFEQPDAVDEKQEPSTQKPKKIIFDDDGEQREVPVTDTVDPDPPAGHKRKYQRKGSSFTLPGDDDEPVKRWYDHYDGYNTVGEVVEMKDAEIEELRKLCKTAFEAECRIRTKDNPSDARWLQSAMEKGTSRDRASSAALLVQSNPFCNLDALETVIAMVKPSNKGHQSVVEVVTELMLKSLMPASRKLISIPLRGADWRNVQRQELPKSIRDPLLAHWHFEDRLRELYFNFLTNLSVVLHSGQDDSKCKTIVYTSRLFADVPEKEAFLLTVLTNKLGDPSRPVAVKALYHLQQVVRKHSAMASIVAAETEKLLFRNNVSSTAQHYGLSFLSSIAPYGDFATCQKLINICFAFFKILTERGEINSRTMQAILACLRKAIGSVKRDVAVADIVQPELLNVIYRMVHLADIAIGCQGLSLLLEVTEKPGREQNRFYNTLYRKLLDPQLASVGPRISTVFFYILHRALQNDPIPDRALAFIKRLLQVSYYFPPARVCGTLIVISKVLRKRRQLLQPDLPLAPSLDDEEPDNQGPILAPDGEEEEDKKPTKKPPGPVLRYDAFHRVSEFAGAKFTLRYELVRYLEYFHPTVQKFAECILTNTPLSYYGDPLRDFSLGHFLDRFAFKNPKKLKTTTDANGEEVARPRPLGVAQRKSDYVPKGSRALAVEELTKERCTEDEQYIFQFLERKRERSRRAVERKKALTKDDDDGAEDEEEEESDVDSLDDDDFDAYLDRLGVPGGRDDSANVDKSELDFMTELEQEREQKANRRKRGKKDDPEDDDGDDAALDDWVDVEGDEDEGGEESDGEYSDGEDDADDADDGEFSDGGSISLDEELAEGDDDGDEEEQEMSESEEEPVVKKKKKAPKSLGGASRISDRDFARKLKSTDVNSLFAAADDFSELLEGNVGLAEGKGAGKKAGGKQRKQDPFAHGTDMEVFNQDGSSVKQLAWEQSRLSDQRNRCPEKFRKRTGAGKSLGGKKRK, from the exons ATGGTCACCGATGGCAGTAaggtaaaaaagaaagatgcaAGGAAACGTTACTTTGAACAACCGGACGCGGTGGACGAAAAACAGGAACCGAGTACTCAAAAGCCGAAGAAAATTatcttcgacgacgatggtgaacAGCGAGAGGTACCGGTAACGGATACCGTCGATCCAGATCCACCGGCGGGCCACAAACGGAAATACCAGCGCAAAGGTAGCAGCTTCACACTGCCCGGGGACGATGATGAACCGGTGAAACGGTGGTACGACCATTACGATGGCTACAATACGGTCGGCGAGGTGGTCGAGATGAAAGACGCCGAAATAGAGGAACTGCGCAAGCTTTGCAAGACGGCATTCGAAGCCGAGTGTCGGATACGCACGAAGGACAACCCGTCGGACGCCCGATGGCTGCAGAGCGCGATGGAGAAGGGCACGTCGCGCGATCGTGCCAGTTCCGCGGCGCTGCTCGTGCAGTCGAACCCGTTCTGCAATCTGGATGCCCTCGAGACGGTGATCGCGATGGTTAAACCGTCGAACAAGGGCCACCAGAgtgtggtggaggtggtgacGGAGTTGATGCTGAAATCGCTAATGCCGGCATCGCGCAAACTGATTTCGATTCCGCTGCGTGGAGCCGATTGGCGCAATGTGCAGCGGCAAGAGCTTCCGAAGTCAATCCGCGATCCGCTGCTTGCTCACTGGCACTTTGAGGATAGACTGCGCGAGCTGTACTTCAATTTTCTCACCAACCTTTCCGTGGTGCTACACTCGGGTCAGGACGACAGCAAGTGCAAGACGATCGTGTACACCTCAAGGCTCTTTGCGGACGTACCGGAAAAGGAAGCCTTTCTGCTGACCGTACTGACGAACAAACTCGGTGACCCGTcccgcccggtggccgtgaAGGCACTTTATCACCTGCAACAGGTCGTCCGCAAGCACAGCGCCATGGCGTCGATCGTGGCCGCGGAAACGGAGAAGCTGCTGTTCCGCAATAATGTCTCGTCGACGGCCCAGCACTACGGCCTGTCGTTTCTATCGTCGATCGCTCCGTACGGAGATTTTGCCACGTGCCAGAAGCTGATCAACATTTGCTTCGCCTTCTTCAAGATCCTCACCGAACGTGGGGAGATCAATTCGCGCACCATGCAGGCGATCCTCGCCTGTCTCCGGAAAGCGATCGGTTCGGTCAAGCGAGACGTGGCCGTAGCGGATATCGTCCAACCGGAGCTACTGAACGTCATTTATCGGATGGTGCACCTGGCCGACATAGCCATCGGCTGTCAGGGGctatcgctgctgctggaagtcACGGAGAAGCCGGGTCGCGAGCAGAACCGCTTCTACAACACACTCTACCGGAAACTGCTGGATCCGCAGCTCGCCTCGGTTGGGCCTCGAATCTCGACCGTGTTCTTCTACATTCTGCACCGCGCCCTACAGAACGATCCCATTCCGGATCGGGCCCTAGCCTTTATCAAGCGATTGCTGCAGGTTTCGTACTATTTTCCCCCGGCACGTGTCTGCGGCACgctcatcgtcatcagcaagGTGCTGCGGAAGCGTAGACAACTACTACAGCCAGATTTGCCCCTAGCACCATCGTTGGATGACGAGGAACCGGACAACCAGGGACCGATTCTGGCACccgacggcgaagaagaggaggaTAAGAAACCGACAAAGAAACCTCCCGGGCCCGTGCTCCGTTACGACGCTTTCCATCGAGTGTCCGAGTTCGCGGGGGCCAAATTCACGCTTCGCTACGAGCTGGTCCGCTACCTGGAGTACTTCCATCCGACGGtgcaaaagtttgccgaatGCATTCTCACCA ATACCCCCCTGAGCTATTACGGTGATCCGTTGCGTGACTTTTCGCTTGGACACTTTCTGGATCGGTTCGCGTTTAAGAAtccgaagaaactgaaaactACCACGGACGCCAACGGGGAGGAAGTGGCCCGACCCCGGCCCCTGGGTGTGGCACAGCGTAAGAGCGACTACGTTCCGAAAGGTTCCCGTGCCCTGGCAGTGGAGGAACTCACGAAGGAGCGGTGTACCGAAGACGAGCAGTACATCTTCCA AtttttggaaagaaaacgagaACGCTCACGGCGCGCGGTGGAGCGGAAGAAGGCCCTCACGaaggatgacgacgacggcgccgaggatgaggaggaggaggagtcCGATGTCGATTCACTCGACGATGACGACTTCGATGCCTATCTCGATCGGTTGGGTGTTCCGGGCGGTCGCGACGATAGTGCAAACGTGGACAAGTCCGAGCTAGACTTTATGACCGAGCTCGAGCAGGAGCGGGAGCAGAAGGCCAACCGGCGCAAACGGGGCAAGAAAGACGAtccggaggacgacgacggcgatgacgcgGCACTGGACGATTGGGTCGATGTTGAGGGCGATGAGGATGAGGGCGGAGAGGAGAGCGATGGAGAATATTCCGATGGCGAGGATGATGCGGATGACGCGGATGATGGTGAATTTAGTGACGGTGGCAGCATTTCGCTGGACGAAGAGCTCGCTGAAggggacgacgatggcgacgaggAGGAGCAAGAAATGTCCGAGAGCGAGGAAGAACCGGtagtgaagaagaaaaagaaggccCCCAAATCACTTGGTGGCGCTTCTCGCATTAGCGATCGAGATTTTGCGCGCAAACTCAAATCGACCGACGTGAACTCACTGTTTGCGGCGGCGGACGATTTTTCGGAGCTTCTCGAGGGTAACGTTGGGCTGGCGGAGGGTAAAGGAGCCGGCAAGAAGGCTGGCGGCAAGCAACGCAAGCAGGATCCGTTCGCTCACGGAACGGACATGGAAGTGTTTAATCAGGACGGTTCGTCGGTCAAACAATTGGCGTGGGAACAGTCGCGGCTTAGCGATCAGAGGAATCGCTGCCCGGAGAAGTTCCGGAAGCGAACGGGGGCGGGCAAGAGTTTGGgtggcaaaaaacgaaagtaG
- the LOC131208588 gene encoding CCAAT/enhancer-binding protein gamma has product MPPKRKSAATDEEDDEYRKKRDRNNQAVKRSRVKSKMKTEETQLRVNELRVKNQVLEDKIDTQKKELKFLKELFLTQAQAKADKLLGVNLNELLQCSDEEEGSERESSSSKRSKDSSKGESSGSRKRSKR; this is encoded by the exons AtgccaccgaaaagaaaatctgCGGCAACGGATGAAGAGGACGATGAGTATCGTAAGAAGCGTGATCGGAATAATCAG GCCGTTAAACGGAGCCgagtgaaatcgaaaatgaaaacggaagaaacacAGCTGCGGGTGAACGAGTTGCGCGTGAAGAACCAAGTCCTGGAGGACAAAATAGACACCCAGAAGAAGGAGCTTAAGTTTTTGAAGGAGCTCTTTCTGACTCAGGCACAAGCAAAGGCCGACAAATTACTTGGTGTTAATTTGAACGAATTGTTGCAATGTTCAGACGAGGAGGAAGGAAGCGAGAGGGAAAGCAGTTCCAGCAAGCGTTCCAAGGATTCGTCCAAAGGCGAAAGCAGTGGATCGCGGAAGAGATCCAAACGGtga
- the LOC131208573 gene encoding iodotyrosine deiodinase isoform X1, producing MASYLEDLFDKLLSSSALVNYWNYVFPVLVGLYLAISLYDKHRYGSKKKLRITALPDKKKDQETKLDGIEYVGEVEPQGEEFDPVPALEEKPHISYGGATVTLGEDPCEADSRFYAIVNDRRSVRKFSNRPVDRKVVERCILAAGTGPSGAHTEPWTFCLVSDRSIKESVREIIESEELINYTQRMAKQWVTDLRPIKTSHVKEYLTEAPFLILVFKQTYGYKEDGTRKQHYYNEISTSIATGILLCALQSAGLSSLITTPLNCGPALRNLLERPPNEKLLVLLPVGYPAEDCTVPDLHRKPLDDIIARY from the exons ATGGCGTCGTATCTGGAAGATTTGTTCGATAAACTTCTCAGCAGTTCGGCGCTGGTCAATTATTGGAACTACGTCTTTCCCGTGCTGGTGGGTCTGTACTTGGCCATTTCGCTGTACGATAAGCATCGGTATGGCAGCAAGAAGAAACTCCGCATCACTGCCCTTCCGGACAAAAAGAAGGACCAGGAAACGAAGCTGGACGGTATTGAGTATGTGGGAG AAGTAGAACCGCAGGGCGAAGAGTTCGATCCAGTGCCAGCGTTGGAAGAGAAACCGCACATCTCTTACGGCGGAGCTACCGTGACGCTGGGCGAGGATCCTTGCGAAGCTGATAGTCGGTTTTACGCGATAGTAAACGATCGTCGCAGCGTCCGCAAGTTTAGCAACCGGCCCGTCGATCGGAAGGTCGTAGAGCGGTGCATTCTGGCGGCCGGCACTGGACCAAGCGGGGCGCACACGGAACCGTGGACTTTCTGTCTGGtttccgaccgatcgatcaagGAGAGTGTGCGAGAAATTATCGAATCGGAAGAGCTAATCAACTACACACAGCGAATGGCCAAGCAGTGGGTCACGGATCTGCGGCCAATTAAAACGAGTCACGTTAAGGAATACCTTACGGAGGCTCCGTTCCTGATACTGGTGTTTAAGCAGACGTACGGCTACAAGGAGGACGGCACAAGGAAGCAGCATTATTACAACGAAATATCGACCTCGATCGCTACCGGAATTCTTCTGTGTGCCCTACAAAGCGCCGGGTTGAGCTCACTTATCACCACGCCCCTCAATTGTGGACCAGCCCTTCGCAATCTTCTCGAACGGCCACCAAATGAAAAGCTGCTTGTGCTCCTACCGGTCGGATACCCGGCGGAAGATTGCACGGTCCCAGATTTGCACCGTAAACCGCTGGACGATATCATTGCGCGTTACTGA
- the LOC131208573 gene encoding iodotyrosine deiodinase isoform X2, protein MASYLEDLFDKLLSSSALVNYWNYVFPVLVGLYLAISLYDKHRYGSKKKLRITALPDKKKDQETKLDGIEYVGEPQGEEFDPVPALEEKPHISYGGATVTLGEDPCEADSRFYAIVNDRRSVRKFSNRPVDRKVVERCILAAGTGPSGAHTEPWTFCLVSDRSIKESVREIIESEELINYTQRMAKQWVTDLRPIKTSHVKEYLTEAPFLILVFKQTYGYKEDGTRKQHYYNEISTSIATGILLCALQSAGLSSLITTPLNCGPALRNLLERPPNEKLLVLLPVGYPAEDCTVPDLHRKPLDDIIARY, encoded by the exons ATGGCGTCGTATCTGGAAGATTTGTTCGATAAACTTCTCAGCAGTTCGGCGCTGGTCAATTATTGGAACTACGTCTTTCCCGTGCTGGTGGGTCTGTACTTGGCCATTTCGCTGTACGATAAGCATCGGTATGGCAGCAAGAAGAAACTCCGCATCACTGCCCTTCCGGACAAAAAGAAGGACCAGGAAACGAAGCTGGACGGTATTGAGTATGTGGGAG AACCGCAGGGCGAAGAGTTCGATCCAGTGCCAGCGTTGGAAGAGAAACCGCACATCTCTTACGGCGGAGCTACCGTGACGCTGGGCGAGGATCCTTGCGAAGCTGATAGTCGGTTTTACGCGATAGTAAACGATCGTCGCAGCGTCCGCAAGTTTAGCAACCGGCCCGTCGATCGGAAGGTCGTAGAGCGGTGCATTCTGGCGGCCGGCACTGGACCAAGCGGGGCGCACACGGAACCGTGGACTTTCTGTCTGGtttccgaccgatcgatcaagGAGAGTGTGCGAGAAATTATCGAATCGGAAGAGCTAATCAACTACACACAGCGAATGGCCAAGCAGTGGGTCACGGATCTGCGGCCAATTAAAACGAGTCACGTTAAGGAATACCTTACGGAGGCTCCGTTCCTGATACTGGTGTTTAAGCAGACGTACGGCTACAAGGAGGACGGCACAAGGAAGCAGCATTATTACAACGAAATATCGACCTCGATCGCTACCGGAATTCTTCTGTGTGCCCTACAAAGCGCCGGGTTGAGCTCACTTATCACCACGCCCCTCAATTGTGGACCAGCCCTTCGCAATCTTCTCGAACGGCCACCAAATGAAAAGCTGCTTGTGCTCCTACCGGTCGGATACCCGGCGGAAGATTGCACGGTCCCAGATTTGCACCGTAAACCGCTGGACGATATCATTGCGCGTTACTGA